The genomic segment GTTGCCGCGACTGGCGGACGAAAGACTGGCCGACCTCGAACCATTCGAGGCACGTAAAGACGTCCAAAGCCGCTAAAGCGCGTTAGGGAGGCCCGATTTGCGTTGCGTAGGCCGAAGGCATCCCATACAATTTTGAAGGATCAAGGAGCGTATTTACGTGCCACTGACGTGTTCGGCCTGCGGGAACACCCGCAAATTTCTCGTGAAAACGCTGCAGATGCACGTAGTGCAGCTCGACGACACCCGCGTTGAAGTGTCGGAAGAAAGCAAGCCCGGCGTGATCGAAGTGCTGTGCGACGAGTGCGAAACCGCGCTCAACTTCGAGGAAGTCGAGGACTCGATTCGCAAGGAAGTGCTCCTCACCCTCGGCGCCCGCTAGGTGTCCGGCTGATCGCCGGCTTCCGCCTCTTCGAAATAGTCGCACTCCGGACAGACCCACTCGCGCACGGTGGCCTTCACATCCTGTGAAGTTCCCGGTACGCGAGTGATGGTGTCCCGCGTCACCAGGCGCATAAACTCGGCGCACATCGGACACTCCTTCGGCATGCGCGCATCGTAATCCGCGCCGCTTGTCCTTGACAACCTCAGGGCCCAACCCTATCGTGAGGCCAGGGTGTTTCGTCCACATCGATTCCACGCGTCGCGCCTCGCGCTCGAAACGCTCGTGCCTCACGAGCGCGCGTACCGCCGCTCGTTGAGCGACGAAGTCGCGATCGACTTTCCGTCCTCGCGCGCAGCGGCCGAATTGTTCCGTCGCGATCACGGCGAGGCCGGCGCCGAGCGAGCCACCGCCGCGCACATCACGATTTCGCAGTGCCAGGCCGGCACCGGCGCGATGGTGCCGCTCGAAGTGCGAGTGCCGCGCACCTGCGCCAGCTGCGGCGGCCGCGGCGAAGTGTGGAGCGAGCACTGTAGCGAGTGCGACGGCGAGGGCCAGGAACTGCACACGCAGCGGCTGACCGTGGCGGTACCGAGTGGCGTGCTCGACGGCGATCGCTTCAGCTTCAGCGTGTCACTCGCCCGGGGTCCGCGCACGCGCGTGGATGTGCGCGTCGCGGTCATGGCGTGAAGCGCCACGTCGATTTCCTCGCCACGCTGTATTTGACCTGGGGCGGCATCTTCACGCTGGTCGCGCTGGCCGGGTTCGCGTTGGCCGGCGGCGCGTTTGCGATCGCCCGCTCCGACGGCCCGGTGCGCTTCAGTTCAGAGATGGCGGCGAGCCTGACCGCCGTGACCATTGGCTCGATCTCGCTGATCGCCCTGGTGTGGGGCGCGCTGCATCTCGTGGTCGGGCGGACCCTGCGCCGCTATCGCCCGTCGGCGCGGTTGATGGCACTGGGACTCGCGGTGGGCAACCTGGTGCTGCTGCCGTTCGGCACCGCGCTCGGAGCGTATGCGTTCTGGGTGTTGCTAAACGAAGAGGGACGGCGGCTGTTCGAGGGTGCCTAGGGTGCCTAGAGTGCCTAAGGTGCCTAGGGTGCCAAAGGTGCGGGGTCTTTGGTGCCGGAGGGGGTCCAGGGACCGCAGCGGAAGACGCGTCTGATGGCCATCACGCCGCCGCGAGCAATCCCGTATCTCTTGATCACCGCTTCACCGTAATGGCTGCACGTCGGTTCGAAGCGGCAGTCGACGCCCATGCGACTGTAGAGCGGCGACAGCGTGGCCTGGTAAAGGTGAATGCCGCCGACCGCGGCGTGGGTGGTCAGCTGTGAGGCCGGCGGGCGATTGAGGTCGACCGCGATCGCGGTGACCGTCACCGCAATCGCGATCCAGAGTTTGCGCTTCAGAACTTTTCCGCGAACTCGCTCAGGCCGGGGATGATTAACCGGCCGCCGTTCACGCCCTTGATCATGGCCATGATGTGGAGAGCCAGCTGGGCCAGCGCCAGCAGGGGGGTGATCAGCGCGAAGATGCAACCCATGGGTCCGAGGGCGACGAGCACGAAGTTCAACACCACCCACACGACGAGCTCGGCCACCATCAGCACGATGCCGTGCTTGGCGTGCCACTGCACCTCCTTGTCGTCCTTCTCCGTGAGCAGCGGGACCAGTGCCAGCAGCCACAGGTACGACAACACGATCATGACATTGCGATTGCTCGACGGTGCGCTACCGGGCGACGTGTCGGCCATCTGATATCTCCTTCACCATGGGGGAAGCGCGGGAACTGGGCCGAGTTTATCAATTTCACCCGCATGGTAAGCTGAATTTCTTATGACATCGGAATTGGTCCTGGCGGCGCTCAGGGGCGTCCACGACCCCGACCTGCAGACCGACATCGTGTCGCTCAAGTTCGTCAAGCACGTCGAGGTCGCCGACGGCCGCGCTGCCTTCACGATCGAATTGTCGAGTCCCTCGGTGGCCGCCCGGGACCAAGTGCGCGAGCGCGCCCTGGCCGCGGTGGCCGCGGTGCCCGGCATCACCAGCCTCGACGTGACCATGGCGTTTTCGGTGCGCTCGGCCTCGGCGCCCGAACACGGCAAGCCGCCCCTGCCCGGCGTCAAGAACGTGATCGCGGTCGGCGCCGGCAAGGGCGGCGTCGGCAAGACCACCGTGGCCGTCAACCTGGCCGTGTCGCTCTCGAAGCTCGGCGCCAAGGTCGGCATTCTCGACGGCGACATCTACGGGCCCAACGTCCCGATCATGTTCGGCCTGCAGGCGCAGCTGCAGATGGACGGCAAGATGATCCGGCCGGCCGAGAAGTACGGCATCCAGATCGTGTCAATGGGCTTCCTGGCCCAGGACGAAGCGCCGATGATCTGGCGCGGGCCGATGCTGCACAGCGCCATCCAGCAGTTCTGCCGGGACGTGGCGTGGAAGGAACTGGATTACCTGATCGTGGACATGCCGCCCGGCACCGGCGACGTCGCGCTGTCGCTCAGCCAGACCGTGCCGGCGGCCGGCGCCATTGTCGTGACCACACCGCAGCAGGTGTCGCTCGCCGACAGCAAGCGTGCCGTGCGGATGTACCAGAAACTCAACATCCCCACGCTCGGCATGGTCGAGAACATGGCCTTCTACGAGTGCACCAGCTGCCACCACGAGGCCGACATCTTCGGGCACGGCGGCGGCGAGCAAATGGCCCAGCAGCTCGAGGTGCCGTTCCTGGGCCGCCTGCCAATCTACCAGCCCATTCGCGTCGGCGGCGATCGCGGCATCCCGCTGGTGATTGCCGAGCCCGAGAGTGTCGCCGCCAAGGCGTTCACCGCGCTGGCCGAGGCGACCGTGATTCAGATCGCCGTGGCGGCGCAGAAGAACGCCGTGACGCACAAGGGCAAGATCCCACTCGTGCAGGTCAAGTGAACTGACACTGCCGGGGACGGCACTCCTTGCCGGGGCGGCACCTCTTGACGGGGTTGCACTCCTTGACGGGGATCCCGTCAAGCGACAACGCCCCTTCAGATGGTGTCTCCCCGTCCAGTGTCGGCTCCCCGTCAGGCTCGATTCAGCCTCGCCATAGCCCAGGCTCCAAGCAATGGTCCCGGGACGAGCAACAGCGACGCCCATTGCCAGCCCACGGCCTCCGCGAGGCGCGGGAGCAATTCGATCGTCACCATCGTCAACAGAAAGCCGACGCACGTCTGCATCGTCAGCGCGGTGCCGACGTGTTCCTTCGGCGCGTGTTCGCTCACGAGCGCCGAGAACTGCGCCGAGTCGGCGACCACGGCAAAGCCCCACACCATGACCAGCGCGTAGAGCCAGAACGGCGTGCCGCCGAAGGTGACGACGGTGAGGGCGGCGCAGGCGGCGCTGGCGAGCATGGCCCACATGGCGATGCGCGCCTTGCCGAAGCGATCGGCGAGGTAGCCGGCCACGCCGCAGCCGGCCGCGCCGCTGCCAATGGCGAGGAACGCGGCGACCGAGGCGGCCGCGCTCGCATTGGTCAGTCCCGACGCGGTGAAGCTCGCCGCCGCGAAGACCGCGATCCACGTCCACATGGCGTAGAGCTCCCACATGTGGCCCAGGTAGCCGAACGTGGCCAACCGCGCGCCGCGGCTGGCGAGGATCTTCCGGATCGCATGCGGGTCGAATGGCGCGGTGGCGGCGACATACGGGCCGTCGCGCACGACCGCCAGCACGAGGACCCCGCCGATGGCGGCCAGCGCCGACGCCAGCAGCATGGGCTGTTGCCAGTTGCTGCCGAACAGCGCCGTCAGCAGATGAGGGACGGCCTTGCCCAGCGTGAGCGCGCCGATCAGCAGGCCGAGCGCAAAGCCGCGCCGCTCGCGAAACCAGCCGGCCGCGATCTTCATACCCGGCGGATAGACCAGCGCCAGCGACGCGCCCGTGAGAAAGCGGAGCGCAATCACCGACCAAGAGCCGGGTGCCACGATCACGGCCGCGTTGGCGGCCGCGCCCGCGAGCGCCCCCGCGAACATCAGCGTGCGCGGGTTCAGGATGTCGGCCAGATTGCCGAGCGCGCTGGCGAGCGTGCCGGCCACGAAGCCCGCCTGCACAGCCATGGTCAGCCACGCGGCGTGACTGGATGGCATGTCGAACTCGCGGACCAGCAGGGGCGTCACCGCCGTCGCCGAAAACCACAGCGTCATCCCGAGGAACTGGGCCAGGGAAACGACCCCGAGCATGGTCCACGGGGATGACATAATCAGAACAAGTCTCCCGCCTTCGCCAAGGCTACGGCGGGGCAAGCCCGACTCCCGACTCCCGACTCCCGACTCCCGACTCCCGGCCCGATCAAGATGCAGATACCGTATACCAAACGCACCCTTTCGAACGGCCTCGACGTGATCGTGCATGAGGATCATCAGCTGCCAATGGTGGCGGTGAACTTGTGGTACCACGTCGGCTCCAAGAACGAACGCCCCGGCCGCACCGGCTTCGCGCACCTGTTCGAGCACCTGATGTTCGAGGGCTCGGCGCACCACGACCACGGCTACTTTCCGCCCATGCAGCGGGCCGGCGGACTGATCAACGGGTCAACGAGCACCGATCGCACCAACTACTGGGAGGTCGTGCCCACGGGATCCCTCGAACTCGCGTTATGGATGGAATCCGATCGCATGGGCTACCTGTTGCCCGCGCTGACCGAGGAGAAGTTCACCAACCAGCGCGAGGTGGTCCTGAACGAGCGCCGGCAGAACTACGAGAACCGGCCGTACGGCATGGCCGGCATCGCGCTGTCGTCGGCGATGTTCGCGCCCGACCATCCGTATCACTGGCCGACCATCGGCGCGCCCGAGGACTTACGGGCGGCGACGCTGCAGGATGTGCACGCGTTCTTCCAGGCGTTCTACCACCCGGCCAACGCCTCGCTGGCGCTGGCCGGCGACCTCGCAACCGAACAGGCTTTTGACCTGGCCGAGCGGTTCTTCGGCGATTTGCCGGCCGGGCCGGTGCCAGCCCCGGTGCGCGCCGACGCCGCGCTGGCGGCGAGCGCCAGCCTCGTACTCGAGGACCGCGTGGAGCTGCCGCGCCTCTACCTGGCCTGGCACTCGCCGGCGATGTTCGCCGACGACGACGCGGGGCTCGACGTGGCGGCCGACGTACTGGCGCACGGCAAGACCTCGCGGTTGTACAAGCTCCTGGTTTACGAACGCCGCGTGGCCACCGACGTGTCGGCGTACCAGCAGTCGCGGGAGATCGGCGGCATGTTCCAGGTGGCGTGTACCGCCGCCGCCGGCGTGTCGCTGGCCGAACTCGAGGCGGCCATTCGCACAGCGGTGACGCAGATTGCGACCGGCGGCCCGACGCCCGCCGAGATGGAACGCGCGCTGGCGCAGACCGAGGCGCAGTTCCTGTATCGCCTTCAGACCATTGGCGGCTTTGGCGGCAAGTCGGATCAGCTGAACGCGTACAACACCTATCTCGGCGATCCCGGCTACTTCGCTCGCGATCGGCAGCGCTACGAGACGATTACGGCCGACGAGGTTGCGGTCGCCGCGCGGCGCTGGCTGCAAGATGCGCCGTCGGTGGCCCTGAGCGTTGTCCCGCGAGGCCGCCGCGAGTTGGCGTTGCCTGGCGCGGTCGAGGTGCACGTCTCATGAGCCCCGTCGATCGCAGCCGGTT from the Acidobacteriota bacterium genome contains:
- the yidD gene encoding membrane protein insertion efficiency factor YidD, whose product is MTTHAAVGGIHLYQATLSPLYSRMGVDCRFEPTCSHYGEAVIKRYGIARGGVMAIRRVFRCGPWTPSGTKDPAPLAP
- a CDS encoding pitrilysin family protein, with the translated sequence MQIPYTKRTLSNGLDVIVHEDHQLPMVAVNLWYHVGSKNERPGRTGFAHLFEHLMFEGSAHHDHGYFPPMQRAGGLINGSTSTDRTNYWEVVPTGSLELALWMESDRMGYLLPALTEEKFTNQREVVLNERRQNYENRPYGMAGIALSSAMFAPDHPYHWPTIGAPEDLRAATLQDVHAFFQAFYHPANASLALAGDLATEQAFDLAERFFGDLPAGPVPAPVRADAALAASASLVLEDRVELPRLYLAWHSPAMFADDDAGLDVAADVLAHGKTSRLYKLLVYERRVATDVSAYQQSREIGGMFQVACTAAAGVSLAELEAAIRTAVTQIATGGPTPAEMERALAQTEAQFLYRLQTIGGFGGKSDQLNAYNTYLGDPGYFARDRQRYETITADEVAVAARRWLQDAPSVALSVVPRGRRELALPGAVEVHVS
- a CDS encoding MFS transporter, with protein sequence MSSPWTMLGVVSLAQFLGMTLWFSATAVTPLLVREFDMPSSHAAWLTMAVQAGFVAGTLASALGNLADILNPRTLMFAGALAGAAANAAVIVAPGSWSVIALRFLTGASLALVYPPGMKIAAGWFRERRGFALGLLIGALTLGKAVPHLLTALFGSNWQQPMLLASALAAIGGVLVLAVVRDGPYVAATAPFDPHAIRKILASRGARLATFGYLGHMWELYAMWTWIAVFAAASFTASGLTNASAAASVAAFLAIGSGAAGCGVAGYLADRFGKARIAMWAMLASAACAALTVVTFGGTPFWLYALVMVWGFAVVADSAQFSALVSEHAPKEHVGTALTMQTCVGFLLTMVTIELLPRLAEAVGWQWASLLLVPGPLLGAWAMARLNRA
- a CDS encoding Mrp/NBP35 family ATP-binding protein, which translates into the protein MTSELVLAALRGVHDPDLQTDIVSLKFVKHVEVADGRAAFTIELSSPSVAARDQVRERALAAVAAVPGITSLDVTMAFSVRSASAPEHGKPPLPGVKNVIAVGAGKGGVGKTTVAVNLAVSLSKLGAKVGILDGDIYGPNVPIMFGLQAQLQMDGKMIRPAEKYGIQIVSMGFLAQDEAPMIWRGPMLHSAIQQFCRDVAWKELDYLIVDMPPGTGDVALSLSQTVPAAGAIVVTTPQQVSLADSKRAVRMYQKLNIPTLGMVENMAFYECTSCHHEADIFGHGGGEQMAQQLEVPFLGRLPIYQPIRVGGDRGIPLVIAEPESVAAKAFTALAEATVIQIAVAAQKNAVTHKGKIPLVQVK